One genomic window of Candidatus Nitrospira inopinata includes the following:
- a CDS encoding type II toxin-antitoxin system VapC family toxin, with the protein MILIDANLLLYAYHTRAAQHEASRAWLEATLSGSELVRFAWLTIWAFLRVSTSPRVFEHPFSTSEAEAVVSSWLEQPVAGILDAGERHWDILCRLLRTGQATGPLVMDAVLAAIAIEHGATLYTTDQDFSRFPGLKWTNPLTAADSP; encoded by the coding sequence ATGATCCTTATTGATGCCAACCTGCTCCTCTACGCCTACCACACGAGAGCTGCTCAGCACGAAGCCAGTCGCGCATGGCTAGAAGCCACACTGTCCGGCTCAGAATTGGTGCGCTTTGCCTGGCTCACGATCTGGGCGTTTCTCAGGGTCTCCACCAGCCCCCGCGTGTTCGAGCATCCCTTCTCAACATCCGAAGCCGAAGCGGTGGTTTCGTCCTGGCTGGAGCAACCGGTGGCCGGAATCCTCGATGCAGGTGAACGTCACTGGGACATCCTCTGCCGTCTCTTGCGCACGGGGCAGGCCACCGGACCGCTGGTCATGGATGCCGTGTTGGCCGCGATTGCCATTGAGCACGGGGCAACGCTTTACACCACGGATCAAGATTTTTCCCGCTTCCCCGGCCTCAAGTGGACGAACCCCCTGACGGCGGCCGATTCCCCTTGA
- a CDS encoding M28 family peptidase, with protein MSHRLRAHLEALVGERHPLSAPLHLQQVEQYLVRQLAAAGLAVTTQEFHAMDGLHRNVIGTVRPTPISPKEAGPPLILAAHYDTVEGSPGADDNASALAVLLEVAHRIGSERFQRPVRFIAFALEEPGLFGSQAYTTHLVTRGQSIQGAIVLECVGYASNEEGSQAIPPGVPISVPTTGNFLGVIGNQASALFTQSVAHTMARHLPIIPLIVPGNGELLPDTRRSDHTAFWERDFPAVMLTDTANFRNPHYHQPTDTIDTLNLDFVGSVTEALTAVVMELAKGEAQETGS; from the coding sequence ATGAGTCATCGCCTCCGCGCCCATCTCGAAGCGCTCGTCGGTGAACGACACCCCCTGTCCGCTCCGCTCCATCTCCAGCAAGTGGAACAGTATCTGGTGCGGCAATTGGCCGCCGCCGGCTTGGCCGTCACCACACAGGAATTTCACGCCATGGACGGACTTCACCGGAACGTGATCGGAACCGTTCGTCCAACCCCGATATCGCCGAAGGAGGCAGGGCCCCCTTTAATTCTGGCGGCCCATTACGACACGGTGGAGGGCTCGCCCGGCGCAGACGACAACGCCAGCGCCCTGGCCGTTCTGCTAGAGGTCGCGCACCGGATTGGATCCGAACGGTTCCAGCGGCCGGTGCGGTTCATCGCCTTTGCACTCGAAGAACCAGGACTGTTCGGAAGCCAGGCCTACACCACACATCTGGTCACAAGGGGGCAATCGATCCAGGGAGCCATCGTGCTGGAATGTGTCGGCTACGCCAGCAACGAAGAAGGATCGCAAGCGATTCCGCCCGGCGTGCCCATCTCGGTCCCGACCACCGGCAATTTTCTTGGTGTGATCGGCAATCAAGCATCAGCCCTCTTCACCCAGAGCGTGGCTCACACCATGGCCCGGCACCTGCCGATCATCCCGCTCATCGTTCCAGGCAACGGCGAGCTGTTGCCGGACACCAGACGAAGCGACCACACCGCCTTTTGGGAGCGGGACTTCCCCGCCGTGATGCTGACCGACACGGCCAACTTCCGAAATCCCCATTATCACCAACCCACCGATACGATCGACACATTGAATCTGGATTTTGTGGGGTCCGTCACTGAGGCCCTCACGGCGGTAGTCATGGAACTGGCTAAAGGGGAGGCGCAAGAAACCGGCTCGTAG
- the rimO gene encoding 30S ribosomal protein S12 methylthiotransferase RimO: MSAPLIMPRRATRENPVGGQDRTATIGFVNLGCSKNQVDSEVMLGTLAREGFRLTGDPSEAEVVIINTCGFIEEAKQESINAIIEHGALKQAGSCRVLIAAGCLAQRYQGELLKELPELDAVVGTGEFGKIADICRDLLAPKQRHRRLWISQPPYLYDDLAPRLRLGARHSAYVKIAEGCNRNCTFCAIPLMRGKQKSRPIESIVAEVKQLAAEGVKEINLISQDTINYGVDLGLRQGLVSLLRELVKVKGLHWIRPFYLYPQQVTDELLDLYASEETIAHYIDMPLQHINNALLKAMHRLGNRASIEKLVERIRTRVPGVTFRTAFIVGFPGETDQAFEELKTFVEQAQFDRVAVFCYSDEEGTPAFGLSNKVDRSIAIERRNDLLTVQEAIAAAKGREKIGTRLDVLVDGPSEEQAGSLESRHEGLAPEIDGVVHIPEGTAKPGDLVTVTITDATTYDLVGELVA; the protein is encoded by the coding sequence ATGTCTGCACCATTGATCATGCCCCGCCGCGCCACGCGCGAAAATCCGGTCGGTGGACAAGACCGCACCGCCACCATCGGGTTCGTCAACCTCGGCTGTTCCAAAAACCAGGTCGATTCCGAAGTGATGCTCGGCACCCTCGCCCGGGAGGGATTTCGCCTCACCGGCGATCCGAGCGAAGCCGAAGTCGTTATCATCAACACCTGCGGGTTCATCGAAGAAGCCAAACAAGAGTCGATCAACGCGATCATCGAACATGGAGCGTTGAAACAGGCCGGCTCCTGCCGCGTGCTGATCGCCGCCGGCTGCCTGGCCCAGCGGTACCAGGGGGAACTGCTCAAGGAACTGCCGGAACTGGACGCGGTGGTCGGGACCGGCGAGTTCGGCAAAATCGCCGACATCTGCCGAGACCTGCTCGCGCCCAAGCAACGGCACCGGCGGCTGTGGATCAGCCAGCCGCCCTATCTCTACGACGACCTGGCGCCGCGGCTCAGGCTCGGCGCGCGCCACAGCGCCTATGTCAAAATCGCCGAAGGCTGCAATCGCAACTGCACCTTCTGCGCCATTCCGCTCATGCGGGGCAAACAGAAGAGCCGACCGATCGAGTCGATCGTTGCGGAAGTGAAGCAACTGGCCGCGGAAGGCGTCAAGGAGATCAACCTCATTTCGCAAGACACGATCAACTACGGCGTTGATCTGGGTTTGCGCCAGGGGCTCGTGAGCCTGCTCCGCGAACTGGTGAAGGTCAAGGGCCTTCACTGGATCAGGCCCTTCTATCTCTATCCTCAGCAGGTCACGGACGAGTTGCTCGATCTGTACGCGAGCGAGGAAACGATCGCCCACTACATCGACATGCCCCTTCAACACATCAACAATGCCCTGCTCAAGGCCATGCACCGGCTGGGCAACCGGGCCTCGATCGAGAAGCTGGTCGAGCGCATCAGAACCCGCGTGCCCGGTGTCACGTTCCGCACCGCCTTCATCGTAGGCTTTCCTGGCGAGACCGATCAGGCCTTCGAGGAACTCAAGACCTTTGTCGAACAGGCCCAGTTCGATCGGGTGGCCGTGTTTTGCTATTCCGATGAAGAGGGGACCCCCGCGTTCGGCCTCTCGAACAAGGTGGACCGATCCATCGCGATCGAGCGCCGCAACGACCTCCTGACCGTCCAAGAGGCAATTGCCGCAGCAAAGGGCCGGGAGAAAATCGGGACACGGCTCGACGTGCTGGTCGATGGCCCTTCGGAAGAACAAGCGGGAAGCCTCGAAAGCCGTCACGAAGGCTTGGCGCCGGAGATCGACGGCGTCGTACACATTCCCGAGGGAACGGCCAAGCCGGGAGACCTGGTCACCGTCACCATCACCGACGCCACCACCTACGACCTGGTCGGGGAGCTCGTCGCCTAA
- the trmFO gene encoding methylenetetrahydrofolate--tRNA-(uracil(54)-C(5))-methyltransferase (FADH(2)-oxidizing) TrmFO: MRNDIVIIGGGLAGSEAAWQAASRGAKVTLHEMRPKEMTQAHKTGGLAELVCSNSLGSSDLEHAPGILKEEMRRLGSLILASAERARVPAGSALAVDREQFSSTITRALESHPNVRIIHEEITHIPGDCVCIVATGPLTSDKLSESIRAVTQSQHLYFFDAISPIIDAESIDMDVVFRASRYDTDSDDYLNCPMTEDQYNTFYEALIAAEKVRPKDFEKIPYFEACVPIEVMAERGRRTMQFGPLKPVGLVDPRTGLQPAAVVQLRTENIHRTCYNMVGFQTKLTYPEQKRVFRLIPGLERAEFLRYGSLHRNTFINSPKLLTPTLQFKARPTLFFAGQLVGVEGYTESAAMGGLAGINATRVLNGEPPITPPPTTAHGALVAHVALSDPRHFQPMNTNFGLFPPLTGSPKDKVKKRRLIAQRALEDFDSWKTRFGLS, from the coding sequence ATGAGAAACGACATCGTCATCATCGGCGGCGGACTGGCCGGCTCGGAAGCCGCCTGGCAGGCGGCCTCCCGAGGCGCCAAGGTGACGCTCCATGAGATGCGCCCCAAGGAAATGACCCAGGCGCACAAGACCGGGGGATTGGCCGAGCTGGTATGCTCGAATTCGTTGGGGTCCTCGGATCTTGAGCATGCTCCTGGTATCCTCAAGGAAGAGATGCGTCGGCTGGGCTCGTTGATCCTTGCTTCGGCGGAACGGGCGAGGGTTCCCGCCGGATCGGCGCTGGCGGTGGATCGCGAGCAATTTTCCTCGACGATCACCCGCGCCTTGGAAAGTCACCCCAACGTCAGGATCATCCATGAAGAAATCACCCATATTCCCGGCGACTGCGTCTGCATCGTGGCCACCGGACCGTTGACGTCGGACAAGCTCTCCGAGTCCATCCGCGCCGTGACTCAATCGCAACACTTGTATTTTTTCGACGCCATCTCGCCCATTATCGACGCGGAGTCGATCGACATGGACGTCGTCTTCCGCGCCTCCCGCTACGATACGGACTCGGATGATTATCTCAACTGCCCCATGACGGAGGACCAATACAACACCTTCTACGAGGCGTTGATCGCGGCCGAGAAAGTGCGCCCGAAAGACTTTGAAAAGATCCCCTATTTTGAAGCCTGCGTTCCGATCGAGGTCATGGCGGAGCGCGGCCGCCGCACCATGCAGTTCGGACCACTCAAGCCGGTCGGCCTCGTCGATCCACGCACCGGTCTCCAGCCCGCAGCCGTGGTTCAACTGCGCACGGAAAATATTCATCGCACCTGCTACAACATGGTCGGTTTTCAGACCAAACTGACCTATCCGGAGCAAAAACGAGTGTTTCGCTTGATTCCCGGCCTCGAACGGGCAGAATTTTTGCGGTATGGGAGCCTGCACCGCAACACCTTCATCAATTCGCCCAAACTGCTCACACCGACCCTGCAATTCAAGGCGCGTCCCACGTTGTTCTTCGCCGGGCAACTGGTCGGCGTCGAAGGCTACACCGAATCCGCCGCTATGGGGGGACTGGCCGGCATCAACGCAACCAGGGTGCTCAACGGCGAGCCGCCGATCACGCCGCCGCCCACGACGGCGCACGGCGCCCTCGTCGCTCATGTGGCCCTGTCCGACCCGCGCCATTTCCAACCGATGAACACCAATTTCGGCCTCTTCCCTCCGCTCACCGGCTCGCCGAAAGACAAGGTGAAGAAACGTCGGTTGATCGCGCAGCGGGCGCTTGAGGACTTCGATTCATGGAAGACCAGATTCGGGCTTTCATGA
- the hslU gene encoding ATP-dependent protease ATPase subunit HslU — protein sequence MTQQTPDTAPFNLNSLTPRQIVEELDRYVIGQKDAKRMVAIALRNRWRRQQLPPDLRDEVMPKNIIMIGPTGVGKTEIARRLAKLAQAPFIKVEASKFTEVGYVGRDVESIIRDLTELAINMVRSHRLEAVQQKAEQQGEERLLDLLLPPPPRPPFMESDETSHPPHDSYDTTRSKLRLQLREGKLNERTVEMEVKERALPIGVISNIGGLDELEGNLRDMLGGMFQGKKKKRLMKVPEALKHLTQEEAQKLIDMDDVVREAIAKVEQTGIVFLDEIDKIAGRERTMGPDVSREGVQRDLLPIVEGCTVNTKHGPVVTDHILFIAAGAFHVAKPSDLIPELQGRFPIRVELNPLSKDDFVRILTEPKGALVRQYQALLATEGLTVEFTKDGLEAIADMAVQVNERTENIGARRLFTIMERLLEEISFAGPEWPDKVVKITADYVRERLKDVVKDQDLSRYIL from the coding sequence ATGACCCAACAGACGCCGGATACCGCGCCGTTCAACCTCAACAGTCTCACGCCCCGTCAAATCGTCGAAGAGCTCGATCGGTACGTCATCGGGCAAAAGGACGCCAAGCGCATGGTGGCCATCGCGCTCCGCAATCGCTGGCGCCGCCAGCAGTTGCCGCCCGATCTCCGCGACGAGGTGATGCCCAAGAACATCATCATGATCGGGCCGACCGGCGTGGGGAAAACGGAGATCGCCAGGCGGCTCGCCAAGTTGGCGCAGGCGCCCTTCATCAAAGTCGAAGCCTCGAAGTTCACGGAAGTGGGCTATGTGGGGCGCGACGTGGAATCCATCATCCGCGACCTGACGGAGCTGGCCATCAACATGGTGAGGAGTCACAGGCTGGAGGCCGTTCAGCAGAAGGCCGAACAGCAGGGTGAAGAACGGCTGCTCGATCTGCTCTTGCCGCCGCCGCCCAGGCCGCCTTTCATGGAAAGCGACGAGACGTCCCATCCGCCCCATGATTCCTACGACACCACCAGGTCGAAACTGCGCCTGCAACTGCGAGAGGGAAAACTCAACGAGCGAACCGTCGAGATGGAAGTCAAAGAACGGGCGTTGCCGATCGGCGTCATTTCGAACATCGGCGGCCTCGATGAGCTCGAAGGAAACCTCCGGGACATGCTGGGCGGCATGTTCCAGGGCAAAAAAAAGAAACGGCTGATGAAGGTGCCGGAGGCTTTGAAACATCTGACCCAGGAAGAAGCGCAGAAACTGATCGACATGGACGACGTCGTGCGCGAAGCCATCGCCAAGGTCGAACAGACCGGCATCGTCTTCTTGGACGAAATCGACAAGATCGCCGGGCGGGAGCGGACCATGGGCCCCGACGTGTCGCGCGAAGGGGTCCAGCGCGACCTGCTCCCGATCGTCGAGGGCTGCACGGTCAACACCAAACACGGGCCGGTGGTGACGGATCACATCCTTTTCATCGCCGCGGGCGCGTTTCATGTCGCGAAACCCTCCGACCTGATCCCTGAATTGCAGGGCCGATTTCCCATCCGCGTGGAATTAAATCCCTTGTCGAAAGACGATTTTGTGCGTATTCTCACGGAGCCGAAAGGCGCGCTGGTGAGGCAGTATCAGGCGTTGCTGGCGACGGAGGGCCTGACCGTTGAATTCACAAAGGACGGCCTCGAGGCGATCGCCGACATGGCGGTGCAAGTCAACGAGCGGACGGAGAACATCGGCGCGCGCCGCCTCTTCACGATCATGGAACGGCTGTTGGAAGAAATCTCGTTCGCCGGGCCGGAATGGCCCGACAAAGTCGTGAAGATCACCGCCGACTATGTGCGTGAACGGCTGAAGGACGTCGTCAAGGACCAGGATTTGAGCCGGTATATTCTATAG
- a CDS encoding carboxymuconolactone decarboxylase family protein yields MEQQTTAQMTEEALFAELRRLSPKVTGGLVRMRQEAYRDGAVPAKYKLLTAMAISIAIRCEPCIRAYVRMACEKGVTQEELIEFLEVAMTMQGCPGEEWALKAFGFYKEWRSSRIDGQTVTCCSTHQA; encoded by the coding sequence ATGGAGCAGCAGACGACAGCACAGATGACGGAGGAAGCCCTGTTTGCCGAGCTGCGACGGCTGAGTCCCAAGGTAACGGGCGGGTTGGTCCGGATGCGGCAAGAGGCCTATCGGGATGGCGCCGTACCGGCCAAATACAAACTGCTGACCGCGATGGCCATTTCGATTGCGATTCGCTGCGAGCCTTGCATTCGGGCCTATGTGCGGATGGCCTGTGAGAAAGGTGTTACGCAGGAGGAATTGATCGAGTTCCTCGAAGTGGCCATGACTATGCAGGGCTGCCCTGGTGAGGAATGGGCCCTCAAGGCCTTTGGGTTTTACAAAGAATGGCGGTCCAGCCGGATTGACGGCCAGACTGTAACCTGTTGCTCGACCCATCAGGCCTGA
- a CDS encoding heavy metal-responsive transcriptional regulator: MGEACPIRTIGQLAEAGGVGVQTVRYYERRRLLLPTSRLPSGYRLYGAEALQRLRFIRNAQALGFTLREIEGLLNLRVSSAARCDEVQQAAQAKLVTVEAKIRDLEALARVLRTFIRSCRAGRPTEHCPILASLESPTLESNSKSNGGKFKKSNGGRGGKGRAKENQRRYESGG, translated from the coding sequence ATGGGCGAGGCATGTCCCATTCGCACGATCGGGCAATTGGCCGAAGCGGGTGGCGTTGGTGTGCAGACGGTTCGGTACTATGAGCGGCGACGTCTGCTGCTGCCCACCTCGCGGCTGCCTTCCGGCTATCGTCTCTATGGAGCGGAGGCGCTCCAACGGCTCCGTTTCATCAGGAATGCGCAGGCTCTGGGGTTCACGCTGCGGGAAATTGAAGGGCTCCTAAACTTGCGTGTCTCGTCGGCTGCCCGGTGTGACGAGGTGCAGCAGGCCGCCCAGGCCAAGCTCGTGACGGTGGAGGCCAAGATTCGTGATCTGGAAGCGCTGGCCAGGGTGCTCCGGACCTTCATCCGGTCCTGCCGGGCGGGACGGCCGACGGAGCACTGCCCCATCCTGGCCAGCCTGGAATCTCCAACGTTGGAGTCCAATTCCAAGTCCAATGGAGGAAAGTTCAAAAAGTCCAATGGGGGAAGAGGTGGCAAGGGTCGCGCCAAGGAAAACCAGCGCCGCTATGAAAGCGGAGGGTGA
- the xerC gene encoding tyrosine recombinase XerC produces the protein MEDQIRAFMRFLEGERNASAETVRSYSSDLRQLSAFLRKSGEGGHPITPARVTTDDIRRYLHWLDRHGEKASSLARKLASIRSFYRFLIGRGLVSANPAEDIRSPKLPKPLPRVLTKDDADSLMEIPDERSWFSLRDRALLETLYSTGARVSEVVGMNWSDLDSVEGLVRVRGKGAKERIVPIGEVALLAIQRYRDALPATVARCESSAPVFVNHRGGRLTTRSVARLVTRYSGRLAGGAVSPHALRHSCATHLLDEGADLRSIQEMLGHASLSTTQKYTHLAADQLAAVYDRAHPRARLSIDDLRQNEQEPS, from the coding sequence ATGGAAGACCAGATTCGGGCTTTCATGAGGTTCCTCGAGGGCGAGCGGAACGCCTCCGCCGAGACCGTCCGCAGTTATTCGTCGGACCTCCGGCAGTTGTCGGCCTTTCTTCGGAAATCCGGAGAAGGCGGGCACCCGATTACCCCGGCCCGCGTCACGACCGACGACATTCGGCGTTATCTCCATTGGCTGGACCGACACGGCGAGAAGGCCTCGTCGCTGGCCAGGAAACTGGCTTCCATCCGGAGTTTTTATCGGTTCCTGATCGGGCGCGGCCTCGTGTCCGCCAATCCAGCCGAGGACATTCGCAGTCCCAAATTGCCGAAGCCGCTCCCCCGCGTCCTGACAAAAGACGACGCCGATTCTTTGATGGAAATTCCCGATGAACGGTCGTGGTTCTCGTTGCGCGATCGCGCCCTGTTGGAAACGTTGTACTCCACCGGGGCCCGCGTGAGCGAGGTGGTCGGCATGAACTGGAGCGATCTCGATTCCGTCGAAGGGCTGGTCCGTGTGCGCGGGAAGGGTGCCAAGGAACGGATCGTCCCGATCGGCGAGGTGGCTCTTCTCGCCATTCAGCGGTATCGGGACGCCCTGCCCGCCACGGTCGCCCGTTGCGAGTCATCGGCCCCCGTCTTTGTGAATCATCGAGGAGGCCGCCTCACGACGCGGAGCGTCGCCCGACTCGTGACTCGTTACTCCGGACGCCTGGCCGGGGGCGCGGTGAGTCCCCATGCGTTACGACATTCCTGCGCCACACACCTGCTCGATGAAGGAGCGGACCTCCGATCCATCCAAGAGATGCTGGGCCACGCCTCATTGAGCACCACGCAGAAATACACCCACCTAGCCGCCGATCAACTCGCGGCGGTCTACGACCGAGCCCACCCGCGGGCACGCCTCTCCATCGACGACCTGCGTCAAAACGAACAGGAGCCGTCATGA
- a CDS encoding mercuric transporter MerT family protein, producing MIRAEDQENHYGRRVSTTTAVGGVVAAVVSSVCCLGPLLLAAVGVGAGATGFWAGTADVMKALLPYRPLFIAAAVGCFAVSFYLVYRRPVVACGSDGVCERPAQHRVTRWLLWTLAGLALAFIMAPYWLGLE from the coding sequence ATGATAAGGGCGGAGGACCAAGAGAATCACTACGGTCGGCGGGTGAGCACGACCACGGCGGTCGGTGGGGTGGTGGCGGCGGTGGTCTCGTCTGTCTGCTGCTTGGGGCCGCTCCTGCTCGCGGCAGTGGGGGTGGGGGCTGGAGCGACTGGGTTCTGGGCTGGAACGGCCGACGTCATGAAGGCCCTGTTGCCCTATCGACCGTTGTTTATCGCCGCGGCGGTCGGATGTTTCGCCGTGAGTTTTTATCTGGTCTATCGTAGGCCGGTCGTTGCGTGTGGGTCTGACGGGGTCTGTGAGCGGCCTGCTCAGCATCGAGTGACGAGATGGCTGCTCTGGACCCTGGCCGGGCTCGCGCTGGCGTTCATCATGGCCCCCTATTGGTTGGGGCTGGAATGA
- a CDS encoding heavy-metal-associated domain-containing protein yields the protein MRPHPNRLKLALFVLSWLALVIVGETWQHTAAVAGSGEQTVTLKIEGVTCGSCVKDVRAALQKLPGVKTVEIKVGTKWGLLNDYTDTKALITFDPGQTGVEALVKAVESASTALSTYRARLLPG from the coding sequence ATGAGGCCACATCCCAATCGTCTGAAGCTTGCGTTGTTCGTGTTGAGCTGGCTTGCGCTCGTGATAGTGGGAGAAACTTGGCAGCACACCGCTGCTGTGGCAGGAAGCGGGGAGCAGACCGTGACGCTCAAAATTGAAGGGGTCACCTGCGGGTCGTGCGTGAAGGACGTGCGTGCCGCCCTTCAGAAACTGCCCGGCGTCAAGACCGTCGAAATCAAGGTCGGCACCAAGTGGGGCTTGCTCAATGACTATACGGACACGAAGGCGCTGATCACGTTCGATCCGGGTCAAACAGGAGTGGAGGCGTTAGTCAAAGCGGTCGAGTCGGCGAGCACGGCGCTCTCGACCTATCGGGCCCGGCTCTTGCCTGGTTGA
- a CDS encoding ribbon-helix-helix domain-containing protein yields the protein MRTTLTLDDDVAAKLKAEARRSGLSFRETVNAALRRGLATQRSVSRKPFRVMCRDLGNLQPGLTLDSIADLIEQVEGPLHR from the coding sequence ATGCGCACCACCCTGACCCTCGATGACGACGTCGCCGCCAAGCTTAAGGCAGAGGCTCGCCGCTCGGGCCTCTCCTTTCGAGAGACGGTCAATGCCGCGCTGCGGCGCGGCCTCGCGACTCAGCGCTCTGTTTCTCGGAAGCCATTCAGGGTCATGTGTCGAGACCTCGGGAACCTTCAGCCCGGCCTCACCTTGGATAGCATCGCAGACCTGATCGAGCAGGTGGAAGGTCCGCTCCACCGATGA
- the hslV gene encoding ATP-dependent protease subunit HslV, translating into MTIRSTTILSVRRSGRVAMGCDGQVTVGTTVMKHNARKLRRLHHDQVLAGFAGATADAFTLFEKFEAKLEEYRGNLTRAAVELAKDWRTDRVLRRLEALLAVAGKDQSFIISGTGDVVEPEDGILAIGSGGAYALAAARALLKHSDLDAATIVAEAMKVAGGIDIYTNQQIIVEELQGAANP; encoded by the coding sequence ATGACCATTCGATCCACCACGATTCTCTCCGTCCGCCGCTCCGGGCGGGTGGCCATGGGATGCGACGGCCAAGTGACCGTCGGCACCACGGTCATGAAACACAACGCCAGAAAACTGCGGCGGCTCCATCACGATCAGGTCCTGGCCGGATTCGCGGGCGCCACCGCCGACGCCTTTACCCTGTTCGAAAAATTCGAAGCCAAACTGGAGGAGTATCGCGGGAACCTCACGAGGGCGGCGGTCGAGCTTGCCAAAGACTGGCGGACCGACCGCGTGCTGCGCCGGTTGGAAGCGCTGCTCGCGGTGGCGGGCAAGGACCAGTCGTTCATCATCTCGGGAACCGGCGACGTCGTGGAGCCGGAAGACGGAATCTTGGCCATCGGCTCCGGCGGGGCCTATGCGCTGGCGGCGGCCCGGGCGCTGCTCAAACATTCCGACCTGGACGCCGCAACCATCGTCGCCGAAGCGATGAAGGTCGCGGGCGGCATCGACATCTATACGAATCAGCAGATCATCGTCGAAGAATTGCAGGGGGCAGCGAACCCATGA
- a CDS encoding gamma carbonic anhydrase family protein translates to MIRAFQGILPKIPKSCFIEETAVVIGDVVMGEECSVWFHAVIRGDVHYIRIGDRTNVQDLSMLHVTHDTHPLVIGSEVTIGHHVVLHGCTIEDRVLVGMGAIVMDGAVIGEGSIVGAGALVTEGTIVPPKSLILGSPAKVKRPVTDKELAWIKESADNYARYARTYLNPPSRPTGFVV, encoded by the coding sequence ATGATTCGGGCGTTTCAGGGTATCCTGCCCAAAATTCCCAAGTCCTGCTTCATTGAAGAGACGGCCGTCGTGATCGGCGACGTGGTGATGGGCGAGGAGTGCAGCGTCTGGTTCCACGCCGTGATCCGCGGCGACGTGCACTATATCCGCATTGGCGATCGGACCAATGTGCAGGACCTCTCCATGCTCCACGTGACGCACGACACTCACCCGCTTGTGATCGGCAGCGAGGTCACCATCGGCCACCATGTGGTGCTGCACGGCTGCACGATCGAGGATCGGGTGCTGGTCGGCATGGGCGCGATCGTGATGGATGGAGCGGTGATCGGCGAAGGGTCGATCGTCGGAGCCGGGGCCCTCGTCACGGAAGGAACGATTGTGCCGCCCAAGAGTTTGATACTCGGCTCACCGGCCAAGGTGAAACGGCCGGTGACAGACAAAGAACTGGCCTGGATCAAGGAATCGGCCGACAACTACGCGCGCTACGCCCGCACCTACCTGAACCCGCCCTCAAGGCCGACGGGGTTTGTCGTGTAG
- the argB gene encoding acetylglutamate kinase has protein sequence MNRLIKKASVLIEALPYIRTFRGKTVVVKYGGHAMTEASLKERFAQDVVLLKYVGINPVIVHGGGPQIDKMLTRLGIQAKFRHGVRITDQATMEVVEMVLAGQINMEITDLINRHGGSAVGLSGKDGGLIRSKPLTAKAWAESLERDWDGEDGDFGLVGDIEKVDPGLLRNLQEDHYIPVIAPIGSDREGNTYNINADLVAGAVAGALKAEKLVMMTDIKGIRDAKGHHLSTVSRKDVQRMVKKGVITEGMLPKVHACLDALEAGVGKAHIIDGRIPHAVLLEIFTRRGIGTEIVS, from the coding sequence ATGAACCGACTGATCAAGAAAGCCAGTGTCCTCATCGAAGCCCTGCCCTACATCAGAACCTTTCGCGGGAAGACCGTCGTAGTCAAGTACGGCGGCCACGCCATGACGGAGGCGTCGCTCAAAGAGCGGTTCGCGCAGGACGTCGTCTTGTTGAAATACGTCGGCATCAATCCCGTCATCGTGCACGGCGGCGGCCCTCAGATCGACAAGATGCTGACGCGGCTCGGCATCCAGGCCAAGTTCCGGCACGGCGTGCGGATCACCGACCAGGCCACCATGGAAGTGGTCGAGATGGTCCTGGCCGGGCAAATCAACATGGAAATCACCGATCTCATCAACCGGCACGGCGGCAGCGCCGTGGGCTTGAGTGGGAAAGATGGAGGTTTGATCCGAAGCAAACCACTCACGGCCAAGGCCTGGGCCGAAAGTCTGGAGCGGGATTGGGACGGGGAAGACGGCGACTTTGGCTTGGTGGGGGACATTGAAAAGGTGGACCCCGGCCTCCTGCGCAATCTCCAGGAGGACCACTACATCCCCGTGATCGCCCCCATCGGATCTGACCGTGAGGGCAACACCTACAACATCAACGCCGACCTTGTCGCCGGCGCCGTGGCCGGAGCGCTCAAAGCCGAAAAGCTCGTCATGATGACCGACATCAAGGGTATTCGGGACGCCAAGGGACACCACCTCTCGACCGTCTCGCGCAAGGACGTTCAGCGAATGGTCAAAAAGGGTGTGATTACCGAAGGCATGTTGCCCAAAGTCCATGCCTGCCTCGATGCGCTGGAGGCCGGCGTCGGAAAGGCCCATATCATCGACGGACGCATCCCGCACGCGGTTCTCCTCGAAATTTTCACGCGCAGGGGCATCGGCACGGAGATCGTGTCCTAA